One stretch of Hevea brasiliensis isolate MT/VB/25A 57/8 chromosome 12, ASM3005281v1, whole genome shotgun sequence DNA includes these proteins:
- the LOC110649244 gene encoding uncharacterized protein LOC110649244 — protein MAKGFMDNLPRWLRWDIILSIIAVVAEAISAAFEETSPHKVNAAKYGVIMAIVSVLLSFTDLAYKNYMLLRDETRRPDDKHHYHYKLQWEFADSFGLICSLLTLISSCLHYNFLSNGKKQPIQFSMIPLAFSVCVFCSRVFRQTSHKPTFILKCKYLGPMNLHIESDGSGRTQFGCPMCQREQMDPQGVYSNFPRNFCV, from the exons ATGGCCAAAGGTTTCATGGATAATTTG CCTCGATGGCTTCGGTGGGACATAATTCTGTCTATTATTGCCGTCGTAGCTGAGGCCATATCAGCAGCATTTGAGGAGACCTCTCCACATAAGGTGAATGCTGCAAAATATGGAGTGATTATGGCTATTGTGTCTGTCCTTCTAAGCTTTACGGATCTTGCCTACAAGAACTATATGCTTCTACGAGACGAAACTAGAAGGCCAGATGATAAGCATCATTACCATTATAAGTTACAGTGGGAGTTTGCAGATTCTTTTGGCTTGATATGTTCTTTATTAACTCTCATCTCTTCCTGTCTCCATTATAACTTCTTGAGCAATGGCAAGAAACAGCCAATACAGTTTTCGATGATACCTCTGGCATTCTCCGTGTGTGTGTTCTGCTCAAGAGTTTTTCGACAAACCAGCCATAAACCTACTTTTATCTTGAAGTGCAAATACTTGGGTCCCATGAATCTACATATAGAATCTGATGGAAGCGGACGTACGCAATTTGGCTGCCCTATGTGCCAGAGAGAACAGATGGATCCACAAGGCGTTTACTCTAATTTTCCTCGGAATTTCTGTGTGTAG
- the LOC110652476 gene encoding putative wall-associated receptor kinase-like 16, producing MERKGQRTMIVLVELSFISILWLTQILPAEPNCLSICGDVIIQFPFGIGKGCYLDDSFEVTCNYSFTPPKPFINSINMELLEVSTGGEFQVSNPVIYSDCSNKASNSTAVSLLGTPFVFSNASSRFTARGCDNYALFVEDVGNTVGGCLSICPSGANESGCYGINCCQATIPPYVQYFEANMTNPFSSSADRSSCKSAFMVDQNWFVSRSLDDLNVVDHVPAVLDWAVDQGYCDISRKQINCTSDYCWTKLKENQVCICSGCEDIGRCTDPRRYGCRLYCIYTPGGYNCSCPYGYEPLGSNRCYYDWSDKKSRTKFIIIGCLSGIGLLFFLVGLWLLYKLLKRRKAMKLKQKFFKRNGGLLLQQLSSTENNVEQAKVFTSKELEKATDHYHVNRILGQGGQGTVYKGMLTDGRVVAIKKSKVVDEDKLEQFINEVLILSQINHRNVVKLLGCCLETEVPLLVYEFIPNGTLFQYIHNKNEEFPITWEMRLRIATEVAGALSYLHSAASMPIYHRDIKSSNILLDDKFRAKVADFGTSKSISIDQTHVTTRVQGTFGYLDPEYFQSSQFTDKSDVYSFGVVLVELLTGRKPISSTLSVEERSLATYFIFSMEENRLFEIVDAQVLKEGGNEEIIAIAKLAKKCLNLNGKKRPTMKTVAMELEGIRASHGVSPIMEQDYEEVDYIVGDYTAAWDVASSSTRSLNSSIPLMK from the exons ATGGAAAGGAAGGGACAGAGAACGATGATTGTTCTAGTGGAGCTTAGCTTCATTTCAATATTATGGCTAACCCAAATTCTACCAGCTGAGCCTAATTGTCTGTCCATCTGTGGTGATGTTATAATCCAATTTCCATTTGGAATTGGGAAAGGTTGTTACCTGGATGACAGTTTTGAGGTAACTTGCAACTACTCGTTTACACCTCCAAAGCCTTTCATAAATAGCATCAACATGGAATTGCTGGAAGTTTCAACAGGAGGCGAATTTCAAGTCAGCAATCCAGTAATTTATTCCGATTGCAGCAACAAAGCCTCCAATAGTACAGCGGTTTCCCTTTTAGGAACCCCTTTCGTCTTTTCAAACGCTTCTAGCAGGTTCACAGCCAGGGGTTGCGACAATTATGCTCTATTTGTCGAGGATGTTGGTAACACAGTTGGAGGGTGCCTGTCTATTTGTCCTAGTGGAGCTAATGAAAGTGGCTGCTATGGTATCAACTGTTGCCAGGCCACTATCCCTCCTTATGTCCAGTATTTTGAAGCAAACATGACAAACCCTTTTAGCAGCAGTGCCGATCGCAGCAGCTGCAAGTCCGCTTTCATGGTTGATCAAAATTGGTTTGTATCAAGAAGCCTTGATGATCTGAACGTCGTGGATCATGTCCCTGCAGTGCTTGATTGGGCAGTTGATCAAGGATATTGTGATATAAGTCGCAAGCAAATTAATTGTACGTCTGACTACTGTTGGACAAAACTTAAAGAAAATCAAGTTTGCATTTGCAGCGGATGTGAAG ATATAGGCAGATGCACTGATCCAAGGAGATATGGCTGTCGTTTGTACTGCATTTACACACCAGGAGGCTACAATTGCTCCTGTCCATATGGGTATGAACCTCTTGGCAGCAACAGATGTTACTATGACTGGTCAGACAAAAAATCTCGGACCAAGTTCATCATCATAG GCTGTTTATCAGGTATTGGATTACTGTTCTTTCTAGTTGGATTATGGTTGTTGTACAAGTTATTGAAGAGAAGAAAGGCCATGAAGCTCAAGCAAAAATTCTTCAAAAGGAATGGTGGATTGTTATTACAACAACTGTCTTCCACTGAAAATAACGTTGAGCAAGCAAAAGTTTTTACTTCTAAGGAATTGGAGAAAGCAACTGATCACTATCATGTAAACCGAATCCTTGGCCAAGGAGGTCAAGGAACAGTATACAAAGGAATGTTGACAGATGGGAGAGTTGTTGCTATTAAGAAATCCAAAGTAGTGGATGAAGACAAGCTTGAGCAATTCATCAACGAGGTGTTGATTTTATCACAAATAAACCATAGAAATGTGGTGAAGCTACTTGGATGTTGTTTGGAGACGGAAGTTCCTTTACTTGTTTATGAGTTCATCCCTAATGGAACGCTGTTCCAATATATACATAATAAAAATGAAGAGTTTCCAATTACATGGGAAATGCGTTTGCGCATTGCCACAGAAGTTGCAGGTGCTCTATCTTATTTGCATTCAGCAGCTTCCATGCCTATTTATCATAGAGATATCAAGTCATCCAATATTCTTTTGGATGATAAGTTTAGAGCAAAAGTGGCAGACTTTGGCACCTCAAAATCaatttcaattgatcaaacacatGTGACCACTCGAGTACAAGGAACCTTTGGATATTTAGATCCTGAGTACTTCCAGTCAAGCCAATTTACAGATAAAAGTGATGTTTATAGTTTTGGTGTAGTTCTTGTCGAGCTTTTGACTGGGCGAAAGCCTATTTCTTCAACATTATCTGTTGAAGAGAGAAGTTTAGCTACATACTTTATATTTTCAATGGAGGAGAATCGTTTGTTTGAAATTGTTGATGCTCAAGTTCTCAAGGAAGGTGGGAACGAAGAAATTATTGCAATTGCTAAGCTTGCCAAAAAATGCTTGAACTTGAATGGAAAGAAGAGACCCACGATGAAGACAGTGGCAATGGAGTTAGAAGGGATTAGAGCATCTCATGGAGTTTCGCCCATCATGGAACAAGATTACGAAGAGGTTGATTATATTGTAGGTGACTATACAGCCGCATGGGATGTTGCTTCTTCTTCAACCAGATCATTGAATAGTAGTATACCATTGATGAAATAA
- the LOC110648758 gene encoding LOW QUALITY PROTEIN: wall-associated receptor kinase-like 2 (The sequence of the model RefSeq protein was modified relative to this genomic sequence to represent the inferred CDS: inserted 2 bases in 1 codon; substituted 1 base at 1 genomic stop codon), with amino-acid sequence MEKKIQRTTIVLLKLLFILILVWLTLPLAMAASLAKPVCQRNCGSVNFYFPFGIGEGCYMNKSFEVVCNDSFTPPKPFLASINMELLASYDDGVLVNNPVIHSDCSDEVSANRGVNMSGTGFFYSNDANRFTATGCDNYAMLVQDGKTVGGCLSICRNETNTTRGCYGLNCCQATIPPNVQSFEANMTNPSGEVDCIGRKSAFMVFQDSFESRSLDEVLQRDNVPAMIEWARFQGNCDLSETITPYINCTSDSKYCWAQISTKQLCICRNCRDDRKCTSGRSYNCDLFCMHPPGGYDCSCPTENYEKISNICYPSHLFSNQKSRAKIIIIGCASGLGLLFFLIGLWLLYKLIMRRRAMKLKQKFFRRNGGLLFQQQLSSEGNNVDQTRLFASNELENATDHYHVNRILGQGGQGTVYKGMLTDGRVVAIKKSKVVDEDKLEQFINEVLILSQINHXNIVKLLGCCLETEVPLLVYEFIPNGTLFQYIHNQNEEFPVTWEMRLRIATEVADALSYLHSAASIPIYHRDIKSSNILLDDKFRAKVADFGTSKSISIDQTHVTTRVQGTFGYLDPEYFQSSQFTEKSXVVLVELLTGQKPITSTRSVEARSLAAYFLDSMEANHLFEIVDARVLKDGGKEEIIAVAKLAKRCLDLSGKKRPTMKTVAMELEGIRASQGFSSTIEQDYEEVDCSVGDYTGPWEVASSSTGSLNRSIPSRSDLQPKISNNALP; translated from the exons ATGGAGAAGAAGATACAGAGAACTACAATTGTTCTGCTGAAGCTTCTTTTCATTTTGATTCTAGTATGGCTCACATTACCACTTGCAATGGCTGCATCATTGGCAAAGCCAGTATGTCAACGGAACTGCGGTAGTGTTAACTTCTACTTCCCGTTTGGAATTGGAGAAGGTTGTTATATGAACAAGAGTTTTGAGGTAGTTTGCAACGACTCTTTTACACCTCCAAAGCCTTTCTTAGCCAGCATCAACATGGAACTTCTGGCATCATATGATGACGGAGTTTTAGTCAACAATCCAGTAATTCATTCCGATTGCAGCGACGAAGTCTCTGCCAACAGAGGGGTTAACATGTCAGGCACTGGTTTTTTCTATTCTAATGACGCGAATAGATTCACAGCCACAGGTTGCGACAATTATGCCATGCTTGTTCAGGATGGTAAAACAGTTGGAGGGTGCTTGTCGATTTGTCGCAATGAAACTAATACTACAAGGGGGTGCTATGGCCTCAATTGTTGCCAGGCCACCATTCCTCCCAATGTCCAGTCTTTTGAAGCAAATATGACAAACCCAAGTGGTGAGGTTGATTGCATAGGACGTAAGTCCGCCTTCATGGTTTTCCAAGATTCGTTTGAATCAAGAAGCCTTGATGAAGTTCTCCAAAGGGATAATGTCCCTGCAATGATAGAATGGGCAAGATTTCAAGGGAATTGCGATCTAAGCGAAACTATAACCCCGTACATCAATTGTACCTCAGACTCCAAGTATTGCTGGGCGCAGATAAGCACAAAGCAATTGTGTATTTGCAGAAATTGTCGAG ATGACCGCAAATGCACATCTGGACGGAGCTACAACTGTGATCTGTTTTGTATGCATCCCCCGGGAGGCTACGACTGCTCTTGTCCAACTGAGAATTATGAAAAAATTTCCAACATTTgttacccatcacatctctttTCAAACCAAAAATCCCGGGCCAAGATCATCATTATAG GCTGTGCATCAGGTCTTGGATTACTGTTCTTTCTAATTGGCTTATGGTTGTTGTACAAGTTAATAATGAGAAGACGGGCAATGAAACTCAAGCAAAAGTTTTTCAGAAGGAACGGTGGGCTATTATTCCAACAACAACTCTCCTCTGAGGGAAACAATGTTGATCAAACAAGATTATTTGCTAGCAACGAATTGGAGAATGCAACTGACCACTATCATGTGAATAGAATCCTTGGTCAAGGAGGTCAAGGAACAGTTTACAAAGGAATGTTGACGGATGGGAGAGTTGTTGCAATTAAGAAATCCAAAGTAGTAGATGAAGACAAGCTTGAGCAATTTATCAATGAGGTGTTAATTTTATCACAAATCAACCATTGAAATATTGTGAAGCTACTTGGATGTTGTTTGGAGACAGAAGTTCCTCTACTTGTTTATGAGTTCATCCCTAATGGAACACTCTTCCAATATATACATAATCAAAATGAAGAGTTTCCAGTTACATGGGAAATGCGTTTGCGCATTGCCACAGAAGTTGCGGATGCTTTATCCTATTTGCATTCAGCAGCTTCCATACCCATTTATCATAGAGATATCAAGTCATCCAATATTCTCTTGGATGATAAGTTTAGAGCAAAAGTGGCAGACTTTGGCACCTCAAAATCaatttcaattgatcaaacacatGTGACCACTCGAGTACAAGGAACTTTTGGATATTTAGATCCAGAGTATTTCCAATCAAGCCAATTTACAGAGAAAAG AGTAGTTCTTGTTGAGCTTTTAACAGGACAAAAACCAATTACTTCAACAAGATCTGTTGAAGCGAGAAGTTTAGCTGCATACTTTCTGGATTCAATGGAAgcaaatcatttgtttgaaattgTTGATGCTCGAGTTCTCAAGGACGGTGGGAAAGAAGAAATCATTGCAGTTGCTAAGCTCGCTAAAAGATGTTTGGACTTGAGTGGTAAGAAGAGACCTACCATGAAGACAGTGGCAATGGAGTTAGAGGGAATTAGAGCCTCTCAAGGATTTTCTTCGACCATTGAGCAAGATTATGAAGAGGTTGATTGTTCTGTTGGTGACTATACTGGGCCATGGGAAGTTGCTTCATCTTCAACTGGATCGCTGAATAGGAGTATCCCTAGCCGTTCAGATTTGCAACCAAAAATTTCTAATAACGCGTTACCATAA